One genomic region from Microcystis panniformis FACHB-1757 encodes:
- a CDS encoding flotillin family protein has translation MEIIAVLLGVFGLGTGAGLLVIRNYYHICQPSEVLIFAGSRRPTATGKTIGYRLVKGGSSIRLPMLEQVYRMDLTNMIIDLRVVNAYSKGGVPLIVTGVANIKIAGEEPIIHNAIERLLGKKRKEIEQLAKETLEGNLRGVLANLTPEQANSDQIAFAKSLLEEAEQDLEKLGLVLDSLQIQNISDEVRYLDSIGRKQKAELQRDARIAEAKARKTSIIKDSENLRLTALRRIQKDLEIAKADAEKRVRDTQTKRGAMIAEVESVVMSDLAKVQAEVAVQTARIKQVKQQLQADVIAPAAAECQQAIAKARGEAAKIIEQGKAQAEGTKKLAASWQGAGNNAKNIFLYQKLELLLKLMAASVPELQVQTVTVVDGGDSNLVPKMTAFAEQLRQATGVDLVQMANRLAQTEPSVKSSVISDQ, from the coding sequence ATGGAAATTATCGCTGTTTTACTGGGAGTTTTCGGTTTAGGGACAGGTGCGGGTTTATTAGTCATCCGTAACTATTACCACATCTGTCAACCGAGTGAAGTCTTAATTTTTGCCGGCAGTCGTCGTCCCACGGCCACGGGCAAAACCATCGGTTATCGTTTGGTAAAAGGGGGCAGCAGTATTCGTTTACCTATGCTAGAACAAGTGTATCGAATGGACCTGACCAACATGATCATCGATCTCAGGGTGGTTAATGCCTATTCTAAGGGCGGTGTGCCGTTGATCGTCACTGGGGTGGCGAATATTAAAATTGCCGGGGAAGAACCGATTATTCATAATGCGATCGAGCGTTTATTGGGCAAGAAACGCAAGGAAATTGAACAATTGGCTAAAGAAACCCTAGAGGGCAATTTGCGCGGTGTCTTGGCGAATTTAACCCCAGAACAAGCGAACTCCGATCAGATTGCTTTCGCTAAAAGTCTCCTAGAAGAAGCGGAACAGGATCTGGAAAAATTGGGTTTAGTTTTGGATAGTTTGCAGATCCAGAATATTTCCGATGAGGTGCGTTATCTGGATTCGATCGGACGGAAGCAAAAAGCCGAATTACAGAGAGATGCCCGGATAGCAGAAGCAAAAGCCCGAAAAACATCGATTATCAAGGATTCCGAGAATCTACGCCTAACCGCTTTGCGTCGTATCCAAAAAGATTTAGAAATAGCCAAAGCTGACGCAGAAAAACGGGTGCGCGACACTCAAACTAAGCGCGGCGCCATGATTGCCGAGGTAGAATCGGTGGTTATGTCCGATTTAGCTAAAGTACAGGCAGAAGTGGCGGTACAAACTGCCCGAATTAAGCAGGTGAAACAGCAATTACAAGCAGATGTGATCGCCCCGGCGGCAGCGGAATGTCAACAAGCGATCGCAAAAGCCCGGGGGGAAGCAGCCAAAATTATCGAACAGGGGAAAGCGCAAGCGGAAGGAACCAAAAAATTAGCGGCCTCTTGGCAAGGAGCGGGAAATAACGCTAAAAACATCTTTTTATACCAAAAATTGGAGTTATTGCTGAAATTAATGGCCGCCAGTGTACCAGAATTGCAGGTACAAACGGTGACGGTAGTGGACGGTGGTGATAGTAATCTTGTCCCCAAAATGACTGCCTTTGCTGAACAATTGCGTCAAGCTACTGGAGTCGATCTGGTACAAATGGCTAATCGCCTAGCACAAACCGAGCCATCTGTCAAGAGTTCAGTGATCAGTGATCAGTGA
- a CDS encoding transposase, whose protein sequence is MKTENRIFSQVYSYLEQGSRFVDKRHLTVLSWMVTALLSSQSLNQARWEPFVQSRAEQANSYQRRWNRFCQNGRVAVEKIYIPLILKAIETWKEKGERLYLAIDTTLLWNQYCFVYLAVVCGGRAVPLMWMGLEHGSASLAFEKYEPLLDRAKGYLQGFENVMLLADRGFANQQLIQWLRKNTWHWCLRLPCDTLIYGVRRRGFGYEVRELYPPKRQACFDRNVQVWQEARITAHLALASVPGVKDNWAILSDEPPTLDTFWQYGLRFPIEHLFQGQ, encoded by the coding sequence ATGAAAACCGAGAACAGAATCTTCTCCCAAGTTTATTCCTATCTAGAACAAGGAAGCCGATTTGTGGATAAAAGACATTTAACCGTCCTCAGTTGGATGGTGACAGCCCTACTCAGTAGTCAAAGTCTCAATCAAGCCAGATGGGAACCCTTTGTACAAAGCAGAGCCGAACAAGCCAATAGTTATCAGAGACGGTGGAATCGCTTTTGCCAGAATGGAAGAGTAGCGGTGGAAAAGATATACATCCCCTTAATATTGAAAGCCATCGAGACTTGGAAGGAGAAGGGGGAAAGACTGTATCTAGCAATAGATACCACTCTGTTGTGGAATCAATACTGCTTTGTCTATCTAGCGGTGGTCTGCGGGGGGAGAGCCGTCCCCTTGATGTGGATGGGATTAGAACATGGTAGTGCCAGCCTAGCTTTTGAGAAATACGAACCCTTGTTGGACAGAGCCAAAGGCTATCTTCAGGGCTTTGAGAATGTCATGCTGTTAGCCGACCGAGGCTTTGCCAATCAGCAATTAATTCAATGGCTCAGGAAAAATACTTGGCATTGGTGTCTTCGCTTACCTTGCGATACCCTCATTTACGGTGTTCGCCGTCGGGGTTTTGGCTATGAGGTCAGAGAACTCTATCCTCCCAAACGGCAAGCCTGCTTTGATCGCAACGTTCAAGTCTGGCAGGAGGCTAGAATCACTGCTCATCTTGCTTTAGCCTCTGTTCCAGGGGTTAAGGATAATTGGGCAATTCTGAGCGATGAACCTCCTACCCTTGACACCTTCTGGCAGTATGGTCTTCGTTTTCCCATTGAACATCTCTTTCAAGGGCAGTAA
- a CDS encoding Ig-like domain-containing protein, whose amino-acid sequence MKRLAWFDRLVLATILALIAAISSILIQGNQVPTRGENFSWQGRKIGVRDNYFTLSFNRPIDRSDIETSLVINPPLPGKISWAGDRLTYTLTELPIYGKKYQVKLPIAQGEDFIGEFYSHDRAFAYIGVNQEERGRLIVCNIIQGPNNVTELKKTILTPGDLVVTDFQIYPRGDRILFSAFDRSDLGRDTPKQQLYTITTGLNHDENSQNLPSGRIERFLDAKTYQNLRFNLSDNGKTLIVQRINHGNPGDASLWVISDDRQSRPLGMQGDNFLLSPDGKKAVVSQTGGVAVIPLDVQGGKPQFLPTYDKILAFSRDGRQKLMVKSEPDNQRSLFLLNDRGESRLLLRTANPIISCEFEPRQEKTLYCLKSDLVMGSDGKVKEEPFLAIIELKTGKMIPLLALPNYRDVQMSMSPDGVALLFDQLATIPFGVGNDLVTGEGSSIADGRLWLLPLPDQFSPNSIPKILPQELNAGFKPRWLP is encoded by the coding sequence ATGAAAAGATTAGCTTGGTTCGATCGCTTAGTGTTAGCGACTATTTTGGCTTTAATTGCGGCGATATCGTCGATTTTGATCCAGGGAAATCAAGTCCCGACCCGAGGGGAGAATTTTAGCTGGCAAGGGCGAAAAATCGGCGTTAGGGACAATTATTTTACTTTAAGTTTTAATCGGCCGATTGACCGTTCAGACATAGAAACCAGCTTGGTGATCAATCCTCCCTTACCGGGTAAAATTAGCTGGGCCGGAGATCGCTTGACCTATACTTTGACAGAATTGCCCATCTACGGCAAAAAATATCAAGTAAAGTTACCTATTGCTCAAGGTGAGGACTTTATCGGCGAATTTTACAGCCACGATCGAGCTTTTGCCTATATTGGGGTCAACCAAGAGGAAAGAGGCCGTTTAATCGTCTGTAATATCATTCAGGGGCCAAATAACGTCACAGAACTGAAAAAAACCATCCTTACCCCTGGGGATCTGGTGGTCACGGATTTTCAAATCTATCCGAGGGGGGATAGAATTTTATTCTCGGCCTTCGATCGCTCTGACTTAGGACGAGATACCCCAAAACAGCAACTTTACACAATTACCACGGGTTTAAATCATGACGAAAATAGTCAAAATTTGCCCAGTGGTCGTATAGAAAGGTTTTTAGATGCGAAAACCTATCAAAATCTGCGTTTTAATCTCTCAGATAACGGCAAAACCCTAATCGTGCAGAGAATTAATCATGGGAATCCGGGGGATGCCAGTTTATGGGTAATCAGCGATGATCGACAATCGCGACCGTTAGGAATGCAAGGGGATAATTTTTTACTATCTCCCGACGGTAAAAAAGCGGTTGTCAGTCAAACGGGAGGGGTAGCGGTGATTCCTTTGGATGTACAAGGGGGAAAACCGCAATTTTTGCCCACCTATGACAAAATCCTCGCTTTTTCCCGGGATGGTCGCCAAAAATTAATGGTGAAATCAGAACCGGATAATCAGCGATCGCTATTTCTGCTCAACGATCGGGGAGAGTCAAGACTACTATTAAGAACAGCTAATCCGATTATTAGCTGTGAATTTGAACCGCGACAAGAAAAAACCCTTTACTGTCTGAAAAGCGATCTGGTTATGGGCAGCGATGGCAAGGTGAAAGAAGAACCATTTTTAGCGATTATTGAGCTAAAAACGGGTAAAATGATCCCCCTGCTCGCCTTACCTAATTATCGTGACGTGCAGATGAGTATGTCTCCCGATGGCGTGGCTTTATTATTTGATCAGTTAGCAACCATACCCTTTGGAGTCGGAAATGATTTAGTCACTGGGGAGGGGTCGAGCATTGCCGATGGTCGTCTCTGGTTATTACCGCTTCCTGATCAATTCAGTCCCAATAGCATCCCGAAAATTTTACCTCAAGAACTCAACGCTGGTTTTAAACCCCGTTGGCTGCCCTAA
- a CDS encoding AAA family ATPase, whose amino-acid sequence MKLLSIKLCNFRQFYGKTPEIHLAASSRNTTVIYGNNGAGKTTILNACTWVLYEKFTAAFAEPELLVNKRAITEVSTGTSIECSAEVNFEHENKRYQVKRKFFAYQDVNSKIKYGSNSLYMLYAGDDGNWYTPNQPAEDIINQILPESLHRYFFFDGEYIDHQFRSSSQGKIAEDTKELLGVKVLDRAIEHLKKAKKSLQDELKDLGESDLKKLLKQESKIEQDFEKLKQRQQDIISQLSQQEELKKAVTNRLLELSGAEELKQLKEKLEQQERNLRQDLVRTKDKLKKLISQQAYQVFLKGINQNFQQLIDRLRQQGELPSGIKQQFVQQLLDRKKCICGQELQENSQAYLQVQDWMNKAGMADVEEAAIRLSSTVKEMDKKVLDFWQEVDNYQANIHQWRLELSLVESELDEVRDKFRHYPDEDIKNLQSRLDAIEDSLKDLRLEQGSNKNQLDIYEKELESLQKQVQKQQQKEQKYNLGQRRILATQEAINRISEVRQRLENQFRLSLEKRVQEIFSSISFTPYIPRISPDYEVRLLENTTGFAIPVAASTGENQILSLSFIGGIIDRVREWSQKNTLMGIDSSTFPLVMDSPFGSLDHIYRRQVAIAIPKLANQLVVLVTKTQWRGEVETEISPYIGKEYVLVYNSPKADCQEDLINLHGVNYSLVKRSPNNFEYTEIIEVNRFPS is encoded by the coding sequence ATGAAACTACTATCAATAAAGTTATGTAATTTTCGACAATTTTATGGTAAGACTCCTGAGATACATTTAGCGGCAAGTTCTCGCAATACAACGGTAATTTATGGCAATAATGGGGCGGGAAAAACAACCATTTTAAATGCTTGTACTTGGGTTCTTTATGAAAAATTTACAGCAGCTTTTGCCGAACCAGAGTTATTAGTTAATAAACGGGCAATTACGGAAGTAAGTACGGGAACTTCCATAGAATGTTCCGCAGAAGTAAACTTTGAACATGAAAATAAACGCTATCAGGTAAAACGAAAATTTTTCGCCTATCAAGATGTAAATAGTAAAATTAAATACGGTTCAAATAGTTTATATATGCTCTACGCTGGTGATGATGGCAATTGGTACACACCCAATCAACCAGCGGAGGATATTATTAATCAAATTTTACCGGAAAGTTTACACCGTTATTTCTTTTTTGATGGGGAATATATTGATCATCAATTCCGCAGTAGTAGTCAAGGTAAAATCGCCGAAGATACAAAAGAATTATTGGGAGTTAAAGTATTAGATCGAGCGATCGAGCATTTAAAAAAAGCTAAGAAATCTTTACAAGATGAGCTTAAAGATTTAGGGGAATCGGATTTAAAAAAGTTATTAAAACAGGAAAGTAAAATTGAGCAGGATTTCGAGAAATTAAAACAGCGTCAGCAAGATATTATTAGCCAGTTATCCCAGCAAGAAGAATTAAAAAAAGCCGTGACTAATCGCTTACTAGAGTTAAGTGGTGCCGAGGAATTAAAACAGTTAAAAGAAAAATTAGAACAACAGGAAAGAAATCTGCGGCAAGATTTAGTCAGAACTAAGGATAAGTTAAAGAAATTAATTTCTCAGCAAGCTTATCAAGTCTTTTTAAAAGGAATTAATCAAAATTTTCAGCAATTAATCGATCGCCTACGACAACAAGGGGAATTACCCAGTGGTATCAAACAGCAATTTGTCCAACAATTATTAGATCGGAAAAAATGTATTTGTGGTCAGGAATTACAGGAAAATAGCCAAGCTTATTTACAGGTACAAGATTGGATGAATAAAGCAGGAATGGCCGATGTAGAAGAAGCGGCCATTCGCTTATCTTCCACAGTCAAAGAAATGGATAAAAAAGTCTTAGATTTTTGGCAAGAAGTGGATAATTATCAAGCTAATATTCACCAATGGCGCTTAGAATTATCTTTAGTAGAATCAGAATTAGATGAAGTGCGGGATAAATTTCGCCATTATCCCGATGAAGATATTAAAAATCTGCAATCTCGCTTAGATGCGATCGAGGATTCCCTAAAAGATTTACGCTTGGAACAGGGCAGCAATAAAAATCAACTAGATATCTATGAAAAAGAGTTAGAATCCCTGCAAAAACAGGTACAGAAACAGCAACAAAAAGAGCAAAAATATAATTTAGGACAACGACGTATTTTAGCGACTCAAGAGGCAATTAATCGCATTAGTGAGGTAAGACAGAGATTAGAAAATCAGTTTCGTTTGTCCTTAGAAAAACGGGTACAGGAAATCTTTAGCTCAATTTCTTTTACTCCCTATATTCCCCGTATTAGTCCCGATTACGAGGTAAGATTATTAGAAAATACCACAGGATTCGCGATTCCCGTGGCAGCTTCCACCGGAGAAAATCAGATTCTCAGTTTATCTTTTATCGGGGGAATTATCGATCGAGTGCGCGAATGGAGTCAGAAAAATACTTTGATGGGAATTGATAGCAGCACTTTTCCTCTGGTGATGGATTCCCCTTTTGGTAGTCTTGATCATATCTATCGTCGGCAAGTTGCGATCGCTATTCCTAAATTAGCCAATCAGTTAGTTGTTTTAGTGACAAAAACTCAATGGAGAGGAGAAGTAGAAACCGAGATTTCTCCCTATATTGGTAAAGAATATGTGTTAGTTTATAATTCTCCGAAAGCAGATTGTCAAGAGGATTTAATTAATCTTCATGGTGTTAATTATTCTCTGGTGAAACGCAGTCCTAATAATTTTGAATATACGGAAATTATCGAAGTTAATCGATTTCCCTCCTGA
- a CDS encoding toxin-antitoxin system TumE family protein, with the protein MIEAYFLQIEQTIREFPNVRYLSLTKKIYNASQGYINGSIIFENNHRLDFIEVKNTDTKPKIKYRYHYMNESQTMIFRYDKLRRTYIAL; encoded by the coding sequence ATGATTGAGGCCTATTTCTTGCAAATCGAACAAACCATTCGAGAATTTCCAAATGTGAGATATTTATCACTGACCAAGAAAATTTATAACGCAAGTCAAGGTTATATTAATGGTTCAATTATTTTTGAGAATAATCATCGCTTAGACTTTATTGAAGTAAAAAATACTGACACAAAACCAAAGATCAAATATCGCTATCATTACATGAACGAATCTCAAACTATGATCTTCCGTTATGATAAGCTTAGACGCACTTACATTGCACTTTAA
- the cobU gene encoding bifunctional adenosylcobinamide kinase/adenosylcobinamide-phosphate guanylyltransferase — MDEKIILVTGAARSGKSEWAEYLAKISQKPVIYIATSSVDEKDQEWCDRIERHRQRRSPQWQTQEIPRQLSETIDNSPFSHCLLIDSLGTWVANCLEMSAAEWLEISDRFLYSLKNAAVDVILVAEETGWGVVPAYPLGRLFRDRLGDLCRRIGTIADAVYLVTGGHALNLSQLGQSLSIIGQQRR; from the coding sequence GTGGATGAAAAAATTATCCTAGTTACAGGGGCTGCCCGTTCTGGAAAAAGTGAATGGGCCGAATATTTAGCCAAAATCAGCCAAAAACCCGTTATTTATATCGCCACCTCCTCGGTGGATGAAAAAGATCAAGAATGGTGCGATCGCATTGAAAGACACCGGCAGCGACGTTCCCCCCAATGGCAAACCCAAGAAATTCCCCGACAATTAAGCGAAACTATTGATAATAGCCCATTTTCTCACTGTTTATTGATCGATTCTCTCGGTACTTGGGTAGCCAATTGTTTAGAAATGTCGGCAGCTGAATGGTTAGAAATCAGCGATCGATTCTTGTATTCCCTCAAAAATGCGGCGGTTGATGTTATTCTGGTAGCGGAAGAAACCGGTTGGGGTGTGGTTCCCGCTTATCCCCTCGGTCGTCTGTTTCGCGATCGTTTAGGCGATCTCTGTCGTAGAATTGGCACAATAGCAGACGCAGTTTATCTAGTTACCGGCGGCCATGCTCTTAATTTAAGTCAATTGGGTCAGTCTTTGTCGATAATTGGGCAGCAGAGAAGATGA
- a CDS encoding toxin-antitoxin system TumE family protein, producing the protein MGIRVGNLNASKLNAPHHVEIATFPHHKHEVDDIKESLEPSLEEVLLEIAEKQRNIKP; encoded by the coding sequence ATAGGGATACGAGTAGGAAACTTAAATGCGTCTAAGCTTAATGCACCCCATCATGTTGAGATTGCCACTTTCCCCCATCATAAACACGAGGTTGATGACATCAAAGAAAGCCTTGAGCCAAGTCTTGAGGAAGTGCTTTTAGAAATTGCAGAAAAACAACGAAATATAAAACCGTAA
- a CDS encoding Uma2 family endonuclease, with translation MTTPSFTIPQSDPPLSSRQSLPTMYDLPSDNPLEPGLPDEFHLLQPQLLLLTFQPPNWEPDLVFSAADLNLYYNVRHPQWYKRPDWFGVVGVPRLYDGHDLRLSYVIWQEGVSPAIVVELLSPGTENQDLGEELRQPEEPPTKWTVYEQILQVPYYVVFSRYTNQLQAFELVDGHYQPVTLVEGRLPIPPLELSLGLWQGSYRGIERLWLRWLTLEGELIPLADEELIAAKQEASAAKQEASAAKQEASAAKQRAEQLAARLRELGIDPET, from the coding sequence ATGACTACACCTAGCTTCACCATTCCCCAATCTGACCCTCCCCTTTCCTCCCGGCAATCCTTGCCGACGATGTACGATTTACCTAGTGACAATCCACTGGAACCCGGTTTGCCTGACGAATTTCACCTATTACAACCTCAGTTATTACTGCTGACTTTCCAGCCTCCCAACTGGGAACCAGACCTAGTTTTTAGTGCCGCTGACCTCAACCTTTACTACAATGTCAGACACCCCCAATGGTACAAGCGTCCCGATTGGTTTGGGGTGGTTGGTGTTCCTCGCCTCTACGATGGCCATGACCTGCGCTTAAGTTATGTGATTTGGCAGGAAGGGGTTTCCCCTGCGATTGTGGTGGAATTATTGTCTCCAGGTACGGAAAATCAAGATTTAGGAGAAGAACTACGCCAACCAGAAGAACCGCCAACTAAGTGGACAGTTTATGAACAGATTTTGCAGGTTCCCTACTATGTAGTTTTTAGCCGCTATACTAACCAACTTCAAGCGTTTGAACTGGTAGATGGTCATTACCAACCCGTGACTTTAGTGGAGGGACGCTTACCGATTCCTCCACTAGAATTGAGCTTAGGTTTGTGGCAAGGTTCCTATCGGGGAATTGAGCGGCTATGGTTACGCTGGTTGACGCTGGAGGGAGAGTTGATTCCCCTTGCCGATGAGGAGTTAATTGCGGCTAAACAAGAGGCTTCTGCGGCTAAACAAGAGGCTTCTGCGGCTAAACAAGAGGCTTCTGCGGCTAAACAACGAGCAGAACAACTAGCGGCACGATTGCGGGAATTAGGGATAGATCCTGAAACCTGA
- the leuD gene encoding 3-isopropylmalate dehydratase small subunit, which translates to MSQVKTISGRALPLRGNDIDTDRIIPARFLRCITFEGLGEQVFADDRAALQGSHPFDLPQYQGAKILVVNGNFGCGSSREHAPQAILRWGIQAIIGESFAEIFFGNCIANGVPCVTAEAKTITHLQDLIAANPEIPVDLSLTTMTVEWGDFVATVSMNEGSRQMLIEGGWDTCGQLLQNLDLIESTAQKLPYLSFV; encoded by the coding sequence ATGAGTCAAGTTAAAACCATCTCCGGACGAGCTTTACCCTTGCGAGGCAACGATATTGACACCGATCGCATTATTCCGGCTCGTTTTTTGCGTTGTATCACCTTTGAAGGTTTAGGAGAACAAGTGTTCGCCGATGATCGAGCCGCTTTACAGGGGAGTCATCCTTTCGATCTACCCCAGTACCAAGGGGCGAAAATTTTGGTAGTTAATGGTAATTTTGGTTGTGGCTCTTCTCGGGAACACGCACCGCAAGCGATTTTACGTTGGGGAATTCAAGCAATTATCGGGGAAAGTTTCGCCGAAATATTTTTTGGCAATTGTATCGCTAATGGGGTTCCCTGTGTCACTGCTGAGGCAAAAACCATCACCCATTTACAGGATTTAATTGCAGCTAATCCCGAAATTCCCGTCGATCTTTCCTTGACAACCATGACAGTAGAATGGGGGGATTTTGTCGCTACCGTCTCTATGAATGAAGGTTCCCGACAGATGTTAATAGAAGGGGGTTGGGATACCTGCGGACAGCTTTTACAAAATCTCGATCTGATTGAATCTACCGCACAAAAGTTACCCTATTTAAGTTTCGTTTAG
- a CDS encoding FUSC family protein, which yields MLLQRFAFLLRPSGDIEIERGIRTLLAITVPIIIGDILDRSEVGLMVGLAAQTLILADVGGLYCLRAKTLVATTIGMALALIIGTLASAWLGLTVVIVFCGLFLAGYLTVYGENGALAGVVISLLLLLAVSLPSGDMVVALQRAGIAVLGGGWTIFLALFIWPFRPNQPLRQVTAENFQGIATYLRSLPLHSRSNAHEEPYFDQIRQLLLRSRKTVTLTRRGRWGKNELRELLIVLIEDSDRINTSLIALRELLHLHPLPQLTTVGILLEDILVQVAEISEDIAGLILGRNKQPDCERLQLLLKAIEQQKNLQAKVLENAQDDYSSYVAISQLNNRLKKLFKQLKIASETAQHLRQSEEFSDKKNPWQRNFEGIEKEYGQEKAWWEPLKSNFNLESPLFRHGLRLGLGSALGVLIYNKLGITHSFWIGLTLVIVLKPDFSLTFQRFFNRVFGTILGSFFVLALLRIIDNPLWLEVIGVISIAIALTLVRFHYSLAVFFITIFALIISRLDTSNDGINLEYIRIVYTLIGSALAFALSFGFLRFNEDERFSRAAIKALEANQVYFQSVMAVYLGESSYQTAILSSHRNKARRANTTMQTALQRLIDDPSTPFPQMEPAITLSNYIPRFGRGVTVLLTELEQYRGSPPHPNLSLFTQQITQALTQLTQALQANNPPSPLPSLEDTLENILDHLQELREERLVEIGHQKEGTNLQKYLGDYNIVTTELVELSNRVGVMNTAIDRFIRS from the coding sequence ATGCTACTTCAGCGATTTGCTTTTTTATTGCGTCCTAGTGGCGATATCGAGATCGAGCGGGGGATTCGGACTTTATTAGCCATCACAGTGCCGATTATTATTGGTGATATTTTAGATCGGTCAGAAGTGGGGTTAATGGTCGGTTTAGCGGCTCAAACCTTGATTTTAGCTGATGTGGGGGGACTTTACTGCCTGAGAGCGAAAACCCTAGTCGCTACGACTATCGGGATGGCTCTAGCTTTGATTATCGGCACATTAGCCAGTGCTTGGCTAGGATTGACCGTAGTGATAGTTTTTTGTGGGTTGTTTCTAGCGGGTTATTTGACGGTTTACGGGGAAAATGGGGCGTTAGCTGGGGTAGTAATCAGTTTATTGCTGCTTTTGGCCGTTTCTTTGCCATCGGGAGATATGGTCGTCGCTTTACAACGGGCCGGAATCGCTGTTTTGGGAGGGGGATGGACAATTTTTTTGGCCCTGTTTATCTGGCCTTTTCGTCCTAATCAGCCTTTACGTCAGGTAACGGCGGAAAATTTTCAGGGTATCGCCACCTATCTCCGTTCTTTGCCTTTACACTCTCGTTCTAATGCTCATGAGGAGCCATATTTTGACCAAATTCGCCAACTGTTGCTCCGTTCGAGGAAAACTGTCACCTTGACGCGTCGGGGACGTTGGGGAAAGAATGAGCTGCGGGAATTGTTAATCGTCTTGATTGAAGATAGCGATCGCATTAATACCAGCTTAATTGCGCTGCGAGAATTGCTTCATCTTCATCCCTTGCCACAACTGACCACGGTGGGTATTTTATTAGAAGATATTCTCGTGCAAGTGGCGGAAATTAGCGAAGATATTGCTGGGTTAATTTTGGGTAGAAATAAACAACCAGATTGTGAGCGCTTGCAGCTATTACTCAAGGCGATCGAGCAACAAAAAAACCTGCAAGCTAAAGTTTTAGAAAATGCTCAGGACGATTATAGCAGTTATGTGGCAATTTCCCAATTAAATAATCGTTTAAAAAAATTATTTAAACAGCTAAAAATAGCCAGTGAAACAGCGCAACATTTGCGGCAAAGCGAGGAATTTTCAGATAAAAAGAATCCCTGGCAGCGGAACTTTGAAGGGATAGAAAAAGAGTACGGTCAAGAAAAAGCTTGGTGGGAACCATTAAAATCTAATTTTAATCTAGAATCGCCCCTATTTCGTCATGGTTTACGCTTGGGTTTGGGAAGTGCGCTAGGAGTTTTGATTTACAATAAGCTAGGAATTACCCATAGTTTTTGGATTGGTTTAACCTTAGTTATTGTGTTAAAACCAGATTTTAGCTTGACTTTTCAACGCTTTTTTAATCGGGTGTTTGGCACGATTTTAGGCTCGTTTTTTGTTTTGGCACTGTTGCGAATTATAGATAATCCGCTCTGGTTAGAAGTTATTGGGGTTATTTCTATAGCGATCGCTTTAACTTTGGTGCGGTTTCACTATAGTTTAGCCGTATTTTTTATCACAATTTTTGCTTTAATTATCAGTCGTCTCGATACCAGCAATGACGGGATTAATTTAGAGTATATCAGAATAGTTTATACTTTAATCGGTAGTGCTTTAGCTTTTGCACTTTCCTTCGGTTTTTTACGGTTTAATGAAGATGAACGTTTTTCCAGAGCTGCCATTAAAGCATTAGAAGCTAATCAAGTATATTTTCAGTCAGTTATGGCAGTTTATTTAGGAGAATCATCCTATCAAACTGCAATTTTATCTTCCCATCGCAATAAAGCTCGACGAGCAAATACAACTATGCAAACGGCCCTACAAAGATTAATTGATGATCCTAGCACGCCTTTTCCACAAATGGAACCAGCAATAACTTTAAGTAATTATATTCCTCGTTTTGGTCGCGGAGTGACAGTTTTATTGACGGAATTGGAACAATATCGCGGTAGTCCTCCCCATCCTAATCTAAGTCTGTTTACGCAACAAATAACCCAAGCTTTGACGCAATTAACCCAAGCTTTGCAAGCAAATAATCCTCCTTCTCCCTTACCTTCCCTCGAAGATACTTTAGAAAATATCCTCGATCATTTGCAAGAATTGCGAGAGGAAAGGTTAGTGGAAATTGGCCATCAAAAAGAGGGAACTAATCTCCAAAAATATTTAGGGGATTATAATATTGTCACCACGGAACTTGTGGAATTATCCAATCGTGTTGGGGTAATGAACACAGCAATTGATCGTTTTATTAGAAGTTAA